A genomic segment from Campylobacter sp. MIT 12-8780 encodes:
- a CDS encoding DUF3298 and DUF4163 domain-containing protein produces the protein MKVFLSVVSFIFFFIACSGEKNAEQSAFTNPFTLEKNQGIFYFMQGKLGEKEQKLYLSIEQKTEGNLSVNASLLGEKELYFSGFLNDDNTSFVLHAQNAQEKDIIEGQISFDTLFIPTIEANVTRAKQQTPAHFILAQNKVNVLDFVENVAQEKKSVDGASFTSTLSDEGFLIPSNSKLSLEASARINQKIGLSAQSIKELQTKLMKVQQEKFAKEEKFSFYTEHINSLSPYYIDDEILVFSSLEYVYLGGAHGMPYLSSLIFSLQDGSEISGKSKDLFENVNDEALLNLVLEALSVYNETSSFKDTQGAKRFIEWDDTNKNGFVALPENFFITEKGVEFVYQPYEIASFAEGHISIYITFDKLAPFVKKSSPLAYLFKQKS, from the coding sequence ATGAAAGTATTTTTAAGTGTAGTAAGTTTTATTTTCTTTTTTATAGCTTGCTCAGGCGAGAAAAACGCAGAACAAAGTGCCTTTACAAATCCTTTTACTCTTGAAAAAAATCAAGGAATTTTTTATTTTATGCAAGGTAAATTAGGCGAAAAGGAGCAAAAACTCTATCTGAGTATAGAGCAAAAAACTGAGGGAAATTTAAGCGTAAATGCTTCTTTACTTGGCGAAAAGGAATTGTATTTTTCAGGCTTTTTAAATGATGATAATACAAGTTTTGTGTTGCACGCTCAAAACGCACAAGAAAAAGACATCATCGAGGGGCAAATCAGCTTTGATACGCTTTTTATCCCTACAATAGAGGCGAATGTAACCCGAGCAAAACAGCAAACCCCAGCTCATTTTATACTCGCTCAAAATAAAGTCAATGTTTTGGATTTTGTTGAGAATGTAGCTCAAGAAAAAAAGAGTGTTGATGGGGCAAGTTTTACGAGCACTTTAAGCGATGAGGGCTTTTTAATTCCTTCAAATTCAAAACTCAGCCTTGAAGCAAGTGCAAGAATCAATCAAAAAATAGGCTTAAGCGCTCAAAGTATCAAAGAACTTCAAACAAAACTTATGAAAGTCCAGCAAGAAAAATTTGCCAAAGAAGAAAAATTTTCTTTTTATACTGAGCATATTAATTCGCTAAGTCCTTATTATATAGATGATGAAATTTTGGTATTTAGCTCTTTAGAATATGTGTATTTAGGCGGCGCTCATGGTATGCCTTATTTGAGTTCTTTAATCTTTTCTTTGCAAGATGGGAGCGAAATTTCAGGAAAAAGTAAGGATTTGTTTGAGAATGTTAATGATGAAGCTCTTTTAAATCTTGTGCTTGAGGCTTTAAGCGTATATAATGAAACAAGCTCTTTTAAAGACACACAAGGTGCAAAACGTTTTATAGAGTGGGACGATACAAACAAAAATGGTTTTGTAGCTTTGCCAGAAAACTTTTTCATTACCGAAAAAGGCGTTGAGTTTGTGTATCAGCCTTATGAGATCGCTTCTTTCGCAGAAGGACACATCAGCATTTATATCACTTTTGATAAACTTGCTCCTTTTGTGAAAAAAAGCTCACCTTTGGCGTATCTTTTTAAGCAAAAAAGCTAG
- the prfA gene encoding peptide chain release factor 1 gives MLASKLQPFLKRYEELQSLLSDASVMNDITKVTALSKEQKGIQALVFKAKEYLDTLKNIDENKNLLSDNELGELAKEELKSLEPLKIKLEEELKILLLPKDKNDEKNIFLEIRAGTGGDEAALFVGDLIKAYARYAELRGYKMEIVSSSEGSVGGFKEIIVLIKGEGAFSRLKYEGGTHRVQRVPQTESQGRVHTSAITVAVMPELDEIEIEINEKDLKIDVMRSSGHGGQSVNTTDSAVRITHLPTGLVVVNQDGKSQHKNKEAAMKVLRARLYELHEQERLAKESQDRKSQVGSGDRSERIRTYNFPQNRISDHRINLTLYRLDQIMENGTFDEIIEPLITHFQALALEENGL, from the coding sequence ATGCTCGCAAGCAAACTTCAACCCTTTCTTAAACGCTATGAAGAGCTTCAAAGCCTTCTTAGCGATGCAAGTGTGATGAATGATATCACTAAGGTAACAGCTCTTTCAAAAGAGCAAAAGGGTATTCAAGCTCTTGTTTTCAAAGCCAAAGAATACCTTGATACACTTAAAAATATAGATGAAAACAAAAATTTACTAAGTGACAATGAGCTTGGCGAACTTGCCAAAGAAGAACTTAAAAGCTTAGAACCTCTAAAAATCAAGCTTGAAGAAGAGCTTAAAATCTTACTTTTACCAAAAGATAAAAATGATGAAAAAAATATCTTTTTAGAAATCAGAGCTGGTACAGGTGGAGATGAAGCGGCTTTATTTGTGGGGGATTTGATTAAAGCGTATGCAAGATATGCTGAGCTAAGAGGCTATAAAATGGAAATTGTTAGCTCAAGCGAAGGAAGCGTTGGAGGCTTTAAAGAAATTATCGTCTTAATCAAAGGCGAAGGAGCTTTTTCTCGCCTTAAATACGAAGGTGGCACGCATAGAGTGCAAAGAGTGCCACAAACTGAGTCTCAAGGTAGAGTGCATACCTCAGCCATAACCGTAGCTGTTATGCCAGAACTTGATGAAATAGAGATTGAAATCAACGAAAAAGACTTAAAAATCGATGTTATGCGAAGTAGCGGGCACGGCGGACAAAGCGTAAATACTACAGATAGTGCAGTGCGTATCACGCATTTGCCAACAGGTTTGGTTGTGGTAAATCAAGACGGCAAATCCCAGCACAAAAACAAAGAAGCTGCGATGAAAGTGCTAAGAGCGAGGCTTTATGAGCTTCACGAGCAAGAAAGACTTGCAAAAGAAAGCCAAGACAGAAAATCCCAAGTTGGTAGCGGAGATAGAAGCGAACGCATACGAACTTATAATTTTCCGCAAAACAGAATCAGCGATCATCGTATCAATCTTACTCTTTATAGGCTTGATCAAATTATGGAAAATGGGACATTTGATGAGATCATAGAGCCTTTAATCACGCATTTTCAAGCCCTTGCTTTAGAAGAAAATGGACTTTAA
- the rpsT gene encoding 30S ribosomal protein S20, whose amino-acid sequence MANHKSAEKRARQTIKRTERNRYYRTRLKNITRAVREAAEQNDKNAANEALKIANKSIHSMVSRGFLKKQTASRRVSRLALLVNKIA is encoded by the coding sequence ATGGCAAATCACAAATCAGCCGAAAAAAGAGCAAGACAAACCATCAAAAGAACAGAAAGAAATAGATACTACCGAACAAGGCTTAAAAATATTACAAGAGCCGTAAGAGAAGCAGCTGAACAAAACGATAAGAATGCAGCTAATGAAGCTTTGAAAATAGCCAATAAAAGTATTCATTCTATGGTAAGTAGAGGCTTTTTGAAAAAACAAACTGCTTCACGCCGTGTAAGCAGACTTGCCCTTTTAGTGAATAAAATCGCTTAA
- a CDS encoding phosphatidylglycerophosphatase A family protein — MQKCFLTFFYVGLIKFAPGTFGSLAALVPAFLILRYLSVETLFLLSFLIFVFSINIINDYEKKTNTHDSKHIVIDEVAGVFLAASLAAWAKNSLFSLFLAFVLFRFFDITKPSVIGKLDKNVKGGLGVMSDDMLAGLFAGLLSAVIYGFGLKFELLSWDIALNEIFR, encoded by the coding sequence ATGCAAAAATGTTTTTTAACTTTTTTTTATGTAGGTTTAATCAAATTTGCACCCGGCACTTTTGGGAGTTTAGCTGCTTTGGTGCCTGCTTTTTTGATTTTAAGATATTTAAGTGTTGAAACTTTGTTTTTGCTTTCTTTTCTCATTTTTGTATTTTCCATAAATATCATTAATGATTATGAAAAAAAGACCAATACGCATGACTCAAAACATATAGTTATCGATGAAGTAGCCGGTGTATTTTTAGCAGCTTCACTTGCCGCTTGGGCTAAGAATTCGCTTTTCAGTCTTTTTTTAGCTTTTGTGTTATTTCGTTTTTTTGATATTACTAAGCCTTCTGTGATAGGTAAGCTTGATAAAAATGTCAAAGGCGGGCTTGGCGTGATGAGTGATGATATGCTTGCTGGGCTTTTTGCTGGGCTTTTAAGTGCTGTGATTTATGGCTTTGGTTTGAAATTTGAGCTTTTAAGCTGGGATATAGCTTTAAATGAAATTTTTAGATAA
- a CDS encoding sulfate adenylyltransferase: MDSRRKNKNLVLTKSEYEIFCLIKAGMLGSCTHLMNENERDELIKTGGVKGEKFPYALTFSSAKNDQILQQVQIGQVLDLYCEKKLVGQIKVESKFKNDKSLNNIFSSNTCSLEDLGEICIGGEFELFESKIEQSKQEFLHIKKTLNARSITAIVSSFDPLHRGHERIFRWTIDKADLVVVFLIESYEENGLDFELKHKFVQSFIQQYIPKERVFVFPLKDIAIFHAHLNPKLEGIIAKSLNCTKIVVGQNHTGLGMFFDNNIPRTMLDEFAKDYGIEVVVLPEFVFCEKCKVAVSIKSCPHGSHHHIKFNSASLKSLLRLGIIPPPVFMRREISFIILAHLFPNRFKHMQKLYNDLFATQGIIEERKDEEFYAQLLKLYQITYMV, translated from the coding sequence ATGGACTCGCGAAGAAAAAATAAAAATCTTGTACTAACAAAAAGCGAATATGAAATTTTTTGCCTCATTAAAGCCGGAATGCTCGGCTCTTGCACACATTTAATGAATGAAAACGAAAGAGATGAGCTTATCAAAACAGGTGGAGTAAAAGGTGAAAAATTCCCTTACGCATTGACTTTTTCTTCAGCTAAAAACGATCAAATACTTCAGCAAGTTCAAATAGGACAAGTGCTTGATTTGTATTGTGAAAAAAAGCTCGTAGGACAGATCAAGGTTGAAAGCAAATTTAAAAACGATAAAAGCTTAAATAATATTTTCTCATCAAACACTTGCTCGCTTGAGGATTTGGGCGAAATTTGCATAGGTGGAGAATTTGAGCTTTTTGAATCAAAAATAGAACAATCAAAACAAGAATTTCTCCATATCAAAAAAACCTTAAATGCGAGAAGTATCACTGCCATAGTCTCAAGTTTTGATCCTTTACACAGAGGACATGAGCGCATTTTTCGCTGGACTATAGACAAAGCAGATTTAGTTGTGGTGTTTTTGATCGAATCTTATGAAGAAAATGGGCTTGATTTTGAGCTTAAACATAAATTTGTGCAAAGCTTTATCCAGCAATACATACCAAAAGAACGCGTTTTTGTCTTTCCTTTAAAGGATATTGCGATCTTTCACGCACACTTAAATCCTAAGCTTGAGGGCATTATCGCAAAGAGTTTAAATTGCACTAAAATCGTCGTCGGGCAAAATCATACCGGACTTGGAATGTTTTTTGATAATAATATCCCAAGAACTATGCTTGATGAATTTGCAAAAGATTATGGTATAGAAGTTGTTGTGTTACCTGAATTTGTGTTTTGCGAAAAATGTAAAGTTGCAGTGAGTATAAAATCCTGCCCGCACGGCTCTCATCATCATATCAAATTCAACTCTGCCTCGCTTAAAAGTCTTTTAAGACTTGGTATTATCCCGCCACCTGTGTTTATGAGACGTGAAATTTCTTTTATTATCCTAGCTCATCTTTTTCCAAATCGCTTTAAACATATGCAAAAGCTGTATAATGATCTTTTTGCGACACAAGGCATTATTGAAGAGCGAAAAGATGAGGAGTTTTATGCTCAACTTTTAAAACTCTATCAAATCACTTATATGGTGTAA
- a CDS encoding response regulator, whose amino-acid sequence MKVLIVENELYLAQSISNKLSDIGYICDIVAQIKQVDTNAHYDVILLSTNIDEFEKIITHFKQSVIVLLISYISVDTVISPLKAGASDYIQKPFMIEELIRKIKHHQEYKALQLLNKSFLTYIQTHLKKAKIKSFDYKKLQLPLILKTFKQVNADAFVFHYLKTHQLKFSCIDLSEVSGVDKILKHANDKNLLFLVNFQSLKADEKEKLLAECKNKKVIIYTNSELDLDTSIHTIDLNDGEKSLANNEILTIDEYVKFIITQYQNTFPDTDLSKRLGISRKSLWEKRKKYGLAKKK is encoded by the coding sequence ATGAAAGTTTTGATTGTTGAAAATGAGCTTTATCTGGCTCAAAGTATCTCAAATAAGCTCAGTGATATAGGTTATATTTGTGATATTGTCGCTCAAATAAAACAAGTGGATACAAATGCACATTATGATGTGATCTTACTCTCCACAAATATAGACGAATTTGAAAAAATAATCACGCATTTTAAGCAAAGCGTGATTGTGTTGCTGATCTCTTATATCAGTGTAGATACGGTTATAAGTCCTTTAAAAGCTGGGGCGAGTGATTATATACAAAAGCCTTTTATGATAGAAGAGTTGATTCGAAAGATCAAGCACCATCAAGAATACAAAGCCTTGCAACTTTTAAATAAATCCTTTTTAACGTATATCCAAACGCACCTAAAGAAAGCAAAAATTAAAAGTTTTGATTATAAAAAGCTTCAATTGCCTTTGATTTTAAAAACTTTTAAGCAAGTTAATGCTGATGCTTTTGTATTTCACTACCTTAAAACACACCAGCTTAAATTTTCTTGTATTGATTTAAGTGAAGTAAGTGGCGTGGATAAAATTTTGAAACACGCCAATGATAAAAATTTGCTCTTTTTAGTGAATTTTCAAAGTCTCAAAGCTGATGAAAAAGAAAAATTACTCGCTGAATGCAAAAATAAAAAAGTGATTATTTATACTAATTCTGAACTTGATCTTGATACGAGTATTCATACTATAGATCTTAATGATGGGGAAAAAAGCTTGGCAAATAATGAGATTTTAACCATAGATGAATATGTGAAATTTATCATCACTCAGTATCAAAATACCTTTCCGGATACTGATTTATCAAAAAGATTAGGCATTTCAAGAAAATCTCTTTGGGAAAAAAGGAAAAAATATGGACTCGCGAAGAAAAAATAA
- a CDS encoding bifunctional 2-C-methyl-D-erythritol 4-phosphate cytidylyltransferase/2-C-methyl-D-erythritol 2,4-cyclodiphosphate synthase, translating to MLELSLIMLAAGDSTRFNLPTKKQFLRIKSDPLWLYATKRLSSFYTFKNIIVTSGNISYMKKFAPHYDFVQGGATRAQSLKNALEKVQTPWVMVSDVARVDIPHSLFLRLVENALHADCITPALKVADTALYANDEALQREKIKLIQTPQLSRTSLLQKALNLNADFSDDSTAMSAVGAKVWFVGGDERARKLTYKEDLASFKLPAPSAEVFSGNGFDVHEFGENRALILGGIKVHESMGLKAHSDGDAVAHALTDALLGAASLGDIGEHFPDTDEAYKNADSMQLLSKVYTLVKQYGFELVNADISVIAQAPKLGEFKALIAKNIASCLGVSEFRVNVKATTTEGLGFVGRKEGIAVLASVNLKYFDWTQL from the coding sequence GTGTTAGAACTTTCTTTGATAATGCTTGCTGCTGGAGATTCTACGAGGTTTAACCTCCCTACAAAAAAGCAGTTTTTACGCATAAAAAGTGATCCTTTGTGGCTGTATGCGACAAAAAGACTCAGTTCTTTTTATACTTTTAAGAATATAATTGTTACTTCTGGTAATATTTCTTATATGAAAAAATTTGCTCCTCATTATGACTTTGTTCAAGGTGGAGCAACAAGAGCGCAGTCTTTAAAAAATGCACTTGAAAAGGTGCAAACACCTTGGGTTATGGTTAGTGATGTCGCAAGGGTTGATATCCCACATAGCCTTTTTTTAAGGCTTGTTGAAAATGCTTTGCATGCTGATTGTATCACACCTGCTTTAAAGGTGGCTGATACAGCCTTGTATGCAAACGATGAGGCTTTGCAAAGAGAAAAGATCAAACTCATCCAAACCCCACAACTCTCACGCACAAGTTTGCTTCAAAAGGCTTTAAATTTAAACGCCGATTTTAGTGATGATAGCACAGCGATGAGTGCTGTGGGCGCTAAGGTTTGGTTTGTTGGGGGTGATGAAAGGGCAAGAAAGCTAACCTATAAAGAGGATTTAGCTAGCTTTAAGCTCCCTGCGCCTAGTGCTGAAGTCTTTAGTGGAAATGGCTTTGATGTGCATGAATTTGGCGAAAATAGGGCTTTGATCTTAGGTGGGATAAAAGTGCATGAGAGTATGGGCTTAAAGGCACATTCAGACGGCGATGCTGTCGCTCATGCTTTAACAGATGCTTTGCTTGGAGCAGCGAGTTTAGGCGATATAGGAGAACATTTTCCAGATACAGATGAGGCGTATAAAAATGCTGATTCTATGCAACTTTTAAGTAAGGTTTATACTCTTGTGAAACAATACGGCTTTGAGCTTGTAAATGCTGATATTAGCGTCATCGCTCAAGCTCCAAAACTTGGCGAGTTTAAGGCTTTAATCGCAAAAAATATCGCCTCTTGCTTGGGCGTGAGTGAATTTAGAGTAAATGTTAAAGCCACCACCACAGAAGGGCTAGGCTTTGTAGGGCGAAAAGAAGGAATCGCCGTTTTAGCAAGTGTGAATTTAAAATATTTTGATTGGACGCAACTATGA
- a CDS encoding Mrp/NBP35 family ATP-binding protein: MVEKIKEKLKSVKYPGFSKDILAFNCVKKIDYEDGILNLVVEIFSANEDFVKELDTNIKAALKDLNLKELKLEIKHPAPPKEKSNTQSGKNIAPQIQNFVMISSGKGGVGKSTTTLNLAINLAKMGKKVGLLDLDIYGPNIPRMMGQDDAKVELVGNKIKPILAYGVEMMSMGVLVAKEQGLIWRGAMIMKAVEQLLTDVLWGELDVLLFDMPPGTGDAQISLAQSVPVSAGICVSTPQLVSIDDSKRTLDMFEKLHIPIAGIIENMSGFLCPDNGKIYEIFGKGGTQALAKEHNCEVLAQIPLEMSVREGGDSGKPVSFYQSDSLSAKRYDEAAHKLWDFLEKVQKEGLADNTAVQPVPNAAPACSQ, translated from the coding sequence ATGGTAGAAAAGATTAAAGAAAAACTCAAAAGCGTGAAATATCCGGGTTTTTCTAAGGATATTTTAGCGTTTAATTGTGTGAAAAAAATCGACTATGAAGATGGTATCTTAAACCTTGTAGTAGAAATTTTTTCAGCCAATGAAGACTTTGTCAAAGAACTTGATACAAATATCAAAGCCGCTTTAAAAGACTTAAATTTAAAAGAGCTTAAGCTTGAGATCAAGCACCCAGCACCACCTAAAGAGAAGTCAAACACCCAAAGTGGCAAAAACATAGCCCCACAAATTCAAAATTTCGTGATGATTTCAAGCGGAAAAGGTGGAGTTGGCAAATCAACCACAACTTTAAATTTAGCCATTAATCTAGCCAAAATGGGTAAAAAAGTAGGCTTGCTTGATCTTGATATCTATGGTCCAAATATCCCTAGAATGATGGGGCAAGATGACGCGAAAGTCGAGCTTGTTGGCAATAAAATCAAGCCTATACTTGCTTATGGGGTAGAAATGATGAGTATGGGCGTGCTTGTTGCTAAGGAACAAGGGCTTATCTGGCGTGGAGCGATGATTATGAAAGCAGTTGAACAGCTTTTAACTGATGTGCTTTGGGGCGAGCTTGATGTGCTTTTATTTGATATGCCACCCGGAACCGGTGATGCACAAATCAGCCTCGCTCAAAGCGTGCCTGTTAGCGCTGGAATTTGTGTTTCTACCCCTCAGCTTGTCTCGATTGATGATAGTAAAAGAACCTTAGATATGTTTGAAAAACTTCACATTCCAATCGCTGGTATCATCGAAAATATGAGTGGCTTTTTATGCCCTGATAATGGCAAAATCTATGAAATTTTTGGCAAAGGAGGCACACAAGCACTTGCTAAAGAACACAATTGTGAAGTTTTAGCTCAAATTCCGCTTGAAATGAGCGTAAGAGAAGGCGGAGATAGTGGCAAACCAGTAAGCTTTTATCAAAGCGATAGTTTAAGCGCAAAGCGTTACGATGAAGCAGCTCACAAGCTTTGGGACTTTTTAGAAAAGGTGCAAAAAGAAGGCTTAGCAGATAATACTGCCGTGCAACCTGTGCCAAATGCAGCACCAGCGTGCTCACAATAA
- a CDS encoding tetrahydrodipicolinate N-succinyltransferase N-terminal domain-containing protein, with protein MDIKTKEDFLQFVKQIEQKKAYKKPIAFGIAVLDKGQLNTEKTLQARFAHINFEQNYGSAAILLESFMQKGQEIDFNSSEFVGVLEEKDIDFALACFEPFKDEEGHLNIDVLKAAKKHFKPNEFAFVCLFEDKEPRSVESVYLKLYLLSGKKAPLRSLNLNGAFGLLANVAWSNDKPIELEYLRKNELELKFSKTYPKIDFVDKFPRFLAHIIPEDNTRVLDTAKVRMGAALAAGTTIMPGAAYVNFNAGTTGACMVEGRVSSSVVVGEGSDVGGGASILGVLSGTSGNAISVGKACLLGANSVTGIPLGDNCIVDAGIAVLEGTKIALKDKDELAKLNPNFSFDKELYKGSELANLNGLHFRMNSQTGQIVVALNKKAVKLNEALH; from the coding sequence ATGGATATCAAAACAAAAGAAGATTTTTTACAATTCGTAAAACAAATCGAACAAAAAAAAGCTTATAAAAAGCCTATAGCCTTTGGTATAGCCGTGCTTGATAAAGGACAGCTTAATACTGAAAAAACCTTGCAAGCTCGCTTTGCACATATAAATTTTGAGCAAAATTATGGCTCAGCTGCGATTTTACTTGAAAGCTTTATGCAAAAAGGACAAGAAATAGACTTTAACTCAAGTGAATTTGTAGGCGTGCTTGAGGAAAAGGATATTGACTTTGCTCTAGCTTGCTTTGAACCTTTTAAAGATGAAGAAGGGCATTTAAATATCGATGTGCTTAAAGCTGCAAAAAAACATTTCAAACCCAACGAGTTTGCCTTTGTGTGCTTGTTTGAGGATAAAGAGCCTCGCAGTGTTGAAAGTGTGTATTTAAAGCTTTATTTGCTTTCAGGCAAAAAAGCCCCTTTAAGAAGCTTGAATTTAAACGGAGCTTTTGGACTTTTAGCTAATGTGGCGTGGAGTAATGATAAGCCTATAGAGCTTGAGTATTTGCGTAAAAATGAACTTGAGTTGAAATTTAGTAAAACGTATCCAAAGATCGATTTTGTAGATAAATTCCCAAGATTTTTAGCTCATATTATCCCAGAAGATAACACTAGAGTACTTGACACAGCCAAAGTGCGAATGGGAGCGGCTTTAGCAGCTGGCACAACTATCATGCCAGGAGCTGCTTATGTGAATTTTAACGCTGGCACCACAGGAGCGTGCATGGTTGAAGGACGCGTTAGCTCAAGCGTAGTTGTGGGCGAAGGCTCTGATGTGGGCGGTGGAGCGTCTATCTTAGGCGTGCTAAGTGGCACAAGTGGCAATGCTATCAGCGTAGGAAAGGCATGCTTACTTGGAGCAAACTCAGTTACAGGCATACCTTTGGGGGATAATTGTATAGTCGATGCTGGCATAGCCGTGCTTGAAGGCACAAAAATCGCCCTAAAAGATAAAGATGAACTTGCCAAACTCAACCCAAATTTTAGCTTTGACAAAGAACTTTACAAAGGCTCAGAACTAGCCAATCTTAACGGGCTTCATTTTAGAATGAACTCTCAAACAGGACAAATCGTAGTCGCTTTAAACAAAAAAGCTGTAAAGCTCAATGAAGCCTTGCACTGA
- a CDS encoding cytochrome d ubiquinol oxidase subunit II gives MFFGLELSGLQMYWWLIVSLLGGLLVFMFFVQGGQTLIDSLSKNELEKSMLVNSLGRKWELGFTTLVMFGGACFAAFPLFYSTSFGGAYWAWLAILFCFILQAVSYEYRKKEGNVYGSKTYEIFLKINGFLGVFLIGIALSSFYSGSHFSLNEHNFVQWQSPFRGLELLLNPYNYLLALALVFLSRVLGASYFMNNILDEELKLRASKAVLVNALPFLLFFVAFLGWIFTKDAFFMAENNEIVMKPFGYFLSFISCYGLFAVLFLVGLVFVVLGLWLNIFIKARCGVWNLGIGVVLVVFALLASLGVQNAFYPSLSELQSSLSIKNASSSYYTLSVMAYVSLLVPFVLAYIFYVWRAMDRVKITKEEIANDHHTY, from the coding sequence ATGTTTTTTGGCTTAGAACTTAGCGGACTTCAGATGTATTGGTGGCTTATAGTAAGCTTGCTTGGTGGGCTTTTGGTGTTTATGTTTTTTGTGCAAGGTGGGCAAACTTTGATAGACAGCCTTAGCAAAAATGAACTTGAAAAAAGTATGCTTGTGAATTCTTTGGGGCGTAAATGGGAGCTTGGTTTTACTACCTTAGTCATGTTTGGTGGGGCTTGTTTTGCAGCTTTTCCGCTTTTTTATAGCACGAGTTTTGGTGGGGCGTATTGGGCTTGGCTGGCGATTTTGTTTTGCTTTATTTTGCAAGCTGTAAGTTACGAATACCGCAAAAAAGAAGGCAATGTCTATGGCTCAAAAACTTATGAAATTTTCCTTAAAATCAATGGCTTTTTAGGCGTTTTCCTCATAGGCATAGCCCTTTCTAGTTTTTATAGTGGCTCACATTTTAGCTTAAATGAACATAATTTCGTGCAGTGGCAAAGCCCTTTTAGAGGACTTGAATTGCTTTTAAATCCTTATAATTATCTCTTAGCTTTAGCTTTGGTATTTTTAAGCAGGGTTTTAGGGGCAAGTTATTTTATGAATAATATCTTAGATGAAGAGTTAAAACTTAGAGCAAGTAAGGCTGTGCTTGTGAATGCTCTGCCTTTTTTGCTTTTTTTTGTGGCTTTTTTGGGCTGGATTTTTACTAAAGATGCTTTTTTTATGGCTGAAAATAATGAGATTGTGATGAAGCCTTTTGGGTATTTTTTAAGCTTTATCTCATGTTATGGGCTTTTTGCGGTGTTATTTTTAGTAGGACTTGTTTTTGTCGTGCTTGGACTTTGGCTTAATATCTTTATCAAAGCAAGATGTGGGGTGTGGAATTTAGGTATAGGCGTGGTTTTAGTTGTCTTTGCGCTTTTAGCCAGTCTTGGAGTGCAAAATGCCTTTTATCCGTCCTTAAGCGAGCTTCAAAGCTCATTAAGCATTAAAAATGCAAGCTCAAGTTATTATACACTTAGCGTTATGGCTTATGTGTCTTTGCTTGTGCCTTTTGTTTTAGCTTATATCTTTTATGTGTGGCGCGCTATGGATAGGGTGAAAATCACAAAAGAAGAAATAGCAAACGATCATCATACGTATTGA